AAGACATTGAAAATATTTTCAAAATCTTACAAAAAAAAGAAAAAAAAGCTGGTGTTGATTCTTTATTTGTACGTTTCAATGTTGATAATGGTGGAGAAATCGGGAAATTTATCGCCAATGGAAAAATTGCCTGGACAGCTACAGGAAAAAAACAAGTGAAATTAGAACAAGATCAACCAACTATTGAATACGCACAAAAATAATTAAATTTTAGGGGGCTATACTTCATGACAAAAACAAGTGAGTATAAATTAACTAATGCACAATTAGATGCCATTATTGGAGACGAAACTAATTTAATAGCCAATCTAAGTAATGCTGCTGCGTTATTATTTACAAATTTAAAAGAAATCAATTGGGCAGGCTTTTATTTACTAGAACCTACTAGCGGAGAACTCGTTCTAGGACCTTTCCAAGGTAATGTTGCTTGTATTCGTATTCCTGTTGGACGCGGAGTGTGTGGTACTTCTTTTGAAACTAAGAAATCGCTAATTGTCCCCGATGTAAACCAATTCGCTGGACATATCGCCTGTGATGCTCAAAGTCAGTCAGAAATCGTGATCCCATTGCTCAGAGGGAATCAATTAATTGGTGTTTTAGATATTGACGCACCGATTAAAAATCGTTTTGATGAAGACGATCAATTTCATTTAGAGCAGTTTGTTCAGATTTTATTAAAAAATACTTCGTTATAATCAGAAGATTAGATTGACTGCACACTATCAAATGCGGTATACTAGTCATTGTGTAAAATAATGCAGCGTGAAAGTGGTATTCACGTCAACAGTTTATTGCCAATTCGTTGGTGCAATTGCGTAACCTGCGGCTGCAAAGGTGAAGATTGAAATAATAAACTGCACGAAATACTGAACTCTCAACTTATTATTTTACTCCAAAAAACATTTATTTATTGGAGGAATTTTATTATGTCACGTTATACAGGCCCAAGTTGGAAAGTGTCACGCCGTCTAGGTATCTCACTTTTAGGAACAGGTAAAGAAATCGAACGTCGCCCTTACGCTCCAGGTCCACATGGTCCAAACAGCCGTAAGAAAATCTCTGAATATGGTATGCAATTACAAGAGAAACAAAAATTACGTAACATGTACGGCATGAACGAACGTCAATTTAAAAACTTGTTCGTTAAAGCTGGCAAACTTAAAGAAGGTAAACACGGGGTTAACTTTATGATCCTGTTAGAACAACGTTTAGATAATGTTGTTTACCGTTTAGGTCTTGCTACTACTCGTCGTCAAGCACGTCAATTAGTAAACCATGGTCATATTTTAGTAGATGGCAAACGTGTTGATATTCCATCTTACCACGTTGCAGTTGGTCAAGTAATCTCTGTTCGTGAAAAATCTAGAAACATGGAAATCATCAAGTCTGCAGCTGAAGGTCTATTTGGTCGTCCTGACTTCATTACTTTCGATACTGAAAAACTTGAAGGTTCTCTATCTCGTTTACCAGAACGTGAAGAGTTATATGCTGAAATTGATGAGTCATTCATCGTTGAGTTCTATAACCGTTAATCTTTAGATTTAAAAAAACCATTCAATTTTTGAAATTGAATGGTTTTTTCTTTGTTGAAAAATTCATCATACTATGAGGACTGAATATGGAAAAATTAAAAAAACTTTATGAACCACTAATTATTATTCTAGCTAGCATCTCCATCATCTTAGTCATTCTAGATTTTGCATCAATAATAAATATGACTGTCTTTCCTTTTTTACAAATAGATTCAACTATTTTGATCATTTTTGCAGTTGATTATTTAATCCGTTTTCTGAATTCTGATAATAAAATCCAGTTTTTTAAATTAAATATTTTTGACCTACTTGCCATTATTCCTTTCAATTCATTATTCTCTTTCTTTAGAATGAGTCGAATTTTTAGAATTGCTCGATTAACAAAAATTCTAAGACTAACTAGACTAGTTGGCATCACCGGAAAACTTCAAAAAAACTCTAAGAAATTTCTGCACACAAATGGATTAGTTTACCTAATCTATATCAGTATTTTCCTTTTAATCTTTTCATCTATTATTTATTCAATCGCGGAAAATGTTTCTCTAACTGATTCATTATGGTGGGCTATGGCCACTGCTACAACTGTCGGATATGGTGATATTTCTCCCTCTACACCTCTAGGTAGACTGGTCGCTATTTTATTAATGTTCCTTGGCATTGGTTTTATCGGTATGTTAACCAGTTCAATTACTAGCTATTTTACTGTTGAAAATAAAAAAGAGGATGAAATTGATGCTCTCCATAAAAAAATTGATTTTCTTATTGAAAAAGTAGAAAAACTTGAAAAAAAAGAAAACTAAAAGGAATCTATTTCGATAATAATTATAACACTCACTATAGTTTTTAAGACTTGATAATATATCCTTACCAAGTCTTGAACGAACTATCCTAACAAATCCTCTTTACTAGATTCTTAAAAAACCAACTAAAACAGAACAAAAAAACTAATGAACCAAATTCTTTCAACTATTGGTTTCATTAGTTTTTTTAATTTGAATTGAAGTTTGCACTCTATGCCCCTGTATAACGTCCCACTAAATACGTTACAATCATTGTTAACATCCCAACCAACACATTTCGTACAATTGCTGGTTTTTGAGGTGCTTTCCCTAAATATGCACTTGTATAACCAGTAATCGCTAAAGCAACTAAAACAATCAAGAAAGTTCCATAAATTCTAATTGATTCTGGAAGCAACGTAATTGCCAACAATGGTAAAATCGCCCCCAATGAAAAAGAAATCATTGAAGATAAGGCTGCCTGCCAAGGATTCGCATAATCATTTAATTTTAATCCTAATTCCGCTTCTGAATGAGCTTCTAAGGCATCTTTTTCCATCAATTCTTGACTCACTTGTAGCGCTAATTCATTAGATAGCCCTTTCTCCACATAAAGTTGAGCTAACTCTTCAACTTCTCCTTGATAATTGATTTTTAATTCTAATCTTTCCTTTTCAATCATGGCTTTTTCAGTATCTTTTTGAGTGCTAACAGAAACATATTCTCCTCCAGCCATTGATAAAGCTCCAGCAACTAGCCCAGCCAAACCCGAAACAAAAATCGTACTAGTAACTGCCGTTGCTCCTGCCACACCAATAACAATCCCCGCAACTGAAACAATCCCATCATTCGCACCTAAAACCCCAGCACGTAATACATTCAATTGTTGACTAACACTTTGTTTTTTCAAAATAGTCTCCTCTTCTCATTCATTCACCTTTGACTGCCGTTTCCTTGCTACTTTTCTACTATAAACCCAATAAGTCAATTTTACAATTTTTATTCTTTATCTAAAACGGTATCATTTTCTCAATTTTTTTACATAAAAAAGAAAAAACAGTTTTCAGCATAGAAATCTCCTGCTGAAAACTGTTTAATTAATCTGTTAAACAGGCAGTATAGGCTGCCTGATAAATTGGAAGTAACGTTTTATATGTTGTTAAGATAAAAGCCTGAGTTGCGTTAGGATCAGCTAAAATAGCTGCATCAGACCAAATTTCACGTCCAATCAGAAATTCAGCTTTTTTCACATCATGCCATCGAGTTAATCCTTTTTCTAAGTCAACTTCCTTAATCGGAGTCACGGTAGGAAAATGATGATCTAGAGACACCACATAATCTTCTGGGATATCAGCAAACAAAGCTTGATTCTGCAATAAAGTTTGCGCCATCTCCTTTTCATATCGAGGATTATCAATAAATGCTAACCAAATAAACAAATGATCCTCATAAATACCTAATTGAAAGTGAGGGTATTTTTTATATCCACGTTTATCACCACCAATAGCGCACCATGTATC
The sequence above is a segment of the Carnobacterium gallinarum DSM 4847 genome. Coding sequences within it:
- a CDS encoding GAF domain-containing protein, with protein sequence MTKTSEYKLTNAQLDAIIGDETNLIANLSNAAALLFTNLKEINWAGFYLLEPTSGELVLGPFQGNVACIRIPVGRGVCGTSFETKKSLIVPDVNQFAGHIACDAQSQSEIVIPLLRGNQLIGVLDIDAPIKNRFDEDDQFHLEQFVQILLKNTSL
- the rpsD gene encoding 30S ribosomal protein S4 yields the protein MSRYTGPSWKVSRRLGISLLGTGKEIERRPYAPGPHGPNSRKKISEYGMQLQEKQKLRNMYGMNERQFKNLFVKAGKLKEGKHGVNFMILLEQRLDNVVYRLGLATTRRQARQLVNHGHILVDGKRVDIPSYHVAVGQVISVREKSRNMEIIKSAAEGLFGRPDFITFDTEKLEGSLSRLPEREELYAEIDESFIVEFYNR
- a CDS encoding potassium channel family protein encodes the protein MEKLKKLYEPLIIILASISIILVILDFASIINMTVFPFLQIDSTILIIFAVDYLIRFLNSDNKIQFFKLNIFDLLAIIPFNSLFSFFRMSRIFRIARLTKILRLTRLVGITGKLQKNSKKFLHTNGLVYLIYISIFLLIFSSIIYSIAENVSLTDSLWWAMATATTVGYGDISPSTPLGRLVAILLMFLGIGFIGMLTSSITSYFTVENKKEDEIDALHKKIDFLIEKVEKLEKKEN
- a CDS encoding VIT family protein, which produces MKKQSVSQQLNVLRAGVLGANDGIVSVAGIVIGVAGATAVTSTIFVSGLAGLVAGALSMAGGEYVSVSTQKDTEKAMIEKERLELKINYQGEVEELAQLYVEKGLSNELALQVSQELMEKDALEAHSEAELGLKLNDYANPWQAALSSMISFSLGAILPLLAITLLPESIRIYGTFLIVLVALAITGYTSAYLGKAPQKPAIVRNVLVGMLTMIVTYLVGRYTGA
- a CDS encoding YktB family protein, coding for MNNTTFTQEDFDVFKIEGLENRMAAIREQIQPKFRELATMFAADLAVELNEEEPLFVHIAQHIRRTKNAPADTWCAIGGDKRGYKKYPHFQLGIYEDHLFIWLAFIDNPRYEKEMAQTLLQNQALFADIPEDYVVSLDHHFPTVTPIKEVDLEKGLTRWHDVKKAEFLIGREIWSDAAILADPNATQAFILTTYKTLLPIYQAAYTACLTD